The following coding sequences are from one Halobacteria archaeon AArc-dxtr1 window:
- a CDS encoding methyl-accepting chemotaxis protein gives MTQQSLDDEEAVEDIDTDDMSDIDADTTYENEATRQIQSSLAQLSDTTVEIDGRLTEIHSEAQQQHESVMQVANETSNLSAAVEEIASSSEEVASGGEQARELAEAGQESATEISEAMAGIQAAADDVADDVRTIRDSVQQIDEIVEVINEIADQTNILAVNASIEAAHADEAGAGFAVVASEVKSLAEDSKEHATEIERMVETVQENTDAAVDNLEENNERIEQGSDAVDEAVDILDEIHDAVNEVSAGIAEVADATDQQAASTEEVASMVDQTVASAETVAEETGSIAEVVQTQTEHIEDIDQTLADLDDAFGPNPDPAR, from the coding sequence GTGACACAACAGTCTCTCGACGACGAAGAGGCCGTCGAGGACATCGATACGGACGATATGTCCGACATCGATGCCGACACGACGTACGAGAACGAGGCGACACGCCAGATCCAGTCCTCTCTCGCACAGTTGAGCGATACGACCGTCGAGATCGACGGCCGACTCACCGAGATCCACTCGGAGGCCCAACAGCAACACGAGTCCGTCATGCAGGTCGCCAACGAGACGTCGAACCTGTCGGCGGCCGTCGAGGAGATCGCCTCCTCCTCCGAGGAGGTCGCCTCCGGCGGGGAGCAGGCCCGCGAACTCGCCGAAGCCGGCCAGGAGTCGGCGACCGAGATCAGCGAGGCGATGGCGGGGATCCAGGCGGCTGCTGACGACGTTGCAGACGACGTGCGGACGATCCGCGACAGCGTCCAGCAGATCGACGAGATCGTCGAAGTGATCAACGAGATCGCCGACCAGACGAACATCTTAGCGGTCAACGCCTCGATCGAGGCGGCCCACGCCGATGAGGCGGGCGCCGGCTTCGCCGTCGTCGCCTCAGAGGTCAAATCGCTCGCCGAGGACTCGAAAGAGCACGCGACGGAGATCGAGCGGATGGTCGAGACCGTCCAGGAGAACACCGACGCCGCCGTCGATAATCTCGAAGAGAACAACGAGCGGATCGAACAGGGAAGCGACGCCGTCGATGAGGCCGTCGACATCTTAGACGAGATTCACGACGCCGTCAACGAGGTCTCGGCTGGCATCGCCGAGGTCGCCGATGCGACCGACCAGCAGGCGGCGAGCACGGAGGAGGTCGCCAGCATGGTCGACCAGACCGTCGCGAGCGCCGAAACGGTCGCCGAAGAGACCGGCAGCATCGCCGAGGTCGTTCAGACTCAGACCGAACATATCGAGGACATCGACCAGACGCTCGCCGATCTCGACGATGCGTTTGGCCCAAACCCCGATCCGGCTCGGTGA
- a CDS encoding ion channel encodes MLIVVTVAVVSIVTGLAAMVAEPFLDGESVIELQTATGFSTVSVGFALLAAAWGMVRGFRLAYVLALFLLVLAAMNGIAQTRLTAIPLVVFSVIATILLVRWGRGQFVRSTALTATQTGALLAIGGFLLYGTVGSYVLRTDIHGVDGLIDGLYFTLVTASTVGYGDVHATTEAGRLFAITLILLGPASILAVAGSLFGPALESRLTRAGARATRADRSRDKHSLLLLGSADLGERIADELAEQASLTVVTPDDDWARKLEADGIDVRVENPADDAVIERETAGEQATIVVATGAETTPYAVLATRRVDPDARLVALTPSGHEADLAEIGADATIDPEGLLARTTAAAAFGE; translated from the coding sequence GTGTTGATTGTCGTCACCGTCGCAGTCGTCTCGATCGTGACGGGGCTTGCAGCGATGGTAGCCGAGCCATTCCTCGACGGTGAGAGCGTCATCGAACTGCAAACGGCCACGGGATTTAGCACCGTCAGCGTCGGGTTTGCCCTCCTCGCGGCCGCGTGGGGGATGGTCCGTGGATTTCGCCTCGCGTACGTTCTGGCGTTGTTCTTGCTGGTTCTCGCGGCGATGAACGGTATTGCCCAGACCCGCCTCACCGCAATTCCACTCGTCGTCTTCTCGGTGATCGCAACCATCCTTCTCGTTCGATGGGGTCGAGGTCAGTTCGTTCGCTCGACCGCCCTCACGGCGACCCAGACCGGCGCGTTGCTCGCAATCGGCGGCTTCCTCCTGTACGGGACGGTTGGCTCCTACGTCCTCCGAACCGACATCCACGGCGTCGACGGACTGATCGATGGGCTGTACTTCACCCTCGTCACTGCGAGCACCGTCGGCTACGGCGACGTCCACGCGACTACCGAGGCGGGACGCCTGTTCGCCATCACGCTGATTCTCCTCGGGCCGGCGAGCATCCTCGCCGTTGCTGGCTCCCTCTTCGGACCGGCACTCGAGTCCCGCCTCACGCGTGCCGGTGCCCGAGCCACCCGCGCCGACCGATCCCGCGATAAGCACTCACTTCTGTTGCTCGGCAGCGCCGATCTCGGCGAGCGAATCGCCGATGAACTCGCTGAGCAGGCATCGCTTACGGTGGTGACACCTGACGACGACTGGGCGCGGAAGCTCGAGGCCGATGGGATCGATGTCCGTGTCGAGAATCCCGCAGATGACGCGGTCATCGAACGCGAAACTGCTGGAGAGCAGGCTACAATCGTCGTCGCGACTGGGGCCGAGACGACGCCCTATGCCGTCCTCGCAACTCGGCGAGTCGACCCGGATGCGCGTCTCGTTGCTCTCACGCCGTCGGGCCACGAAGCGGACCTCGCCGAAATTGGTGCAGACGCGACGATCGACCCCGAGGGGCTACTCGCCAGGACGACCGCGGCAGCCGCGTTCGGGGAATAA
- a CDS encoding DUF5811 family protein, protein MNGNTPYAGLPGVSGAGQRAAADRPDLSTGERRSLQQAVTQIADRTRALLPSEYTVDADVSEGTAGPQVVVAVRPPIGHPVSAGFAPDLEETPEELIDATDRDEVARGLAASAALQVKQAVGDGVQPTAK, encoded by the coding sequence ATGAACGGAAATACGCCGTACGCGGGCTTGCCGGGAGTATCGGGTGCCGGACAGCGTGCCGCGGCGGACAGACCGGACCTTTCGACGGGAGAACGGCGCTCGCTCCAGCAGGCGGTCACACAGATCGCCGACCGGACACGTGCGCTCCTCCCGAGCGAGTACACAGTCGACGCAGACGTCTCCGAAGGAACGGCTGGGCCACAGGTCGTAGTCGCCGTCCGCCCGCCGATCGGCCACCCCGTCAGCGCCGGGTTCGCCCCCGATCTCGAGGAGACGCCCGAAGAGCTGATCGATGCGACCGACCGCGACGAGGTCGCCCGCGGGCTGGCCGCGAGCGCCGCCTTACAGGTCAAACAGGCGGTCGGAGACGGCGTCCAGCCGACCGCGAAGTAG
- a CDS encoding bacteriorhodopsin translates to MSELVGPESLWLWIGTIGMTLGTLYFVGRGRGVRDPKMQQFYIITIFITAIAAVMYYAMATGFGVTEVTVGDDAVIIYWARYADWIFTTPLLLLDLALLAGADRNTIGTLIGLDVLMIGTGTMGAFAATTGTRIAWWGISTGFLLVLLYVLVGTLSERAQAQSPEVRSLFGQLRNLLIAVWLLYPVVWILGTEGTIGILPLYWETAAFMALDLTAKVGFGLLLLRSHAILERAVTQTPTAGQTASAS, encoded by the coding sequence ATGTCTGAACTTGTTGGACCGGAATCACTCTGGCTGTGGATCGGAACGATCGGAATGACCCTCGGAACACTGTACTTCGTCGGGCGTGGACGCGGCGTCCGCGATCCGAAGATGCAGCAGTTCTACATCATCACGATCTTCATCACCGCTATCGCGGCGGTGATGTACTATGCGATGGCAACCGGATTCGGCGTCACTGAGGTGACGGTCGGTGACGATGCGGTTATCATCTACTGGGCGCGCTACGCTGACTGGATCTTCACGACGCCGCTGTTGTTGCTCGATCTCGCACTGTTAGCCGGGGCCGATCGCAACACGATTGGGACCCTGATCGGCCTCGACGTGCTCATGATTGGGACCGGCACCATGGGAGCGTTCGCGGCGACCACCGGCACCCGCATCGCGTGGTGGGGCATCAGCACCGGCTTCCTGCTCGTGTTGCTGTACGTCCTCGTCGGAACCCTCTCCGAGCGCGCGCAGGCCCAGTCCCCGGAAGTGCGCTCGCTGTTCGGTCAGCTCCGTAACCTGCTCATCGCAGTGTGGCTGCTGTACCCCGTGGTCTGGATCCTCGGGACCGAGGGGACCATCGGCATCCTCCCGCTGTACTGGGAGACCGCAGCGTTCATGGCCCTCGATCTGACTGCGAAGGTCGGCTTCGGGCTGCTCCTGCTGCGCAGCCATGCAATACTCGAGCGCGCCGTCACGCAGACGCCAACGGCAGGGCAGACGGCGTCCGCAAGTTGA
- a CDS encoding proteasome-activating nucleotidase codes for MSRSPSLPDRPHRDIDPDLPDEERLDALSEHLTELREVKSQLTEQLESARRRREQLREDAAQIERENETLKSSSLYVATVEDVFDDGEVVVKQHGNNQEVLTEVTPGLADQIDNGDRVAVDDSFAIQQALTSETDARAQSMEITERPEVSYADIGGIDEQVQEVREAVEQPLAEPELFEEVGIDPPSGVLLYGPPGTGKTMLAKAVANETDATFIKMAGSELVRKFIGEGSRLVRDLFEMAREREPAIIFIDEIDAIATTRTESKTSGDAEVQRTMMQLLSEMDGFEARGDIRIIAATNRFDMLDRAILRPGRFDRLIEVPEPDHEGRERILEIHTREMNVVDDVDFAALAGETDGYSGAEMESLATEAGMFAIRNDRNEVHHQDFVEAIEKIEADDASEVVSSAGAMYY; via the coding sequence ATGTCTCGAAGCCCGTCGCTGCCCGATCGCCCCCACCGCGATATCGACCCAGATCTCCCCGACGAGGAGCGACTCGACGCGCTCTCGGAGCACCTCACGGAGCTGCGCGAGGTCAAGTCCCAGCTCACAGAGCAACTCGAGAGCGCCAGGCGGCGTCGAGAGCAGCTCCGAGAAGACGCCGCACAGATCGAGCGAGAAAACGAGACGCTAAAGAGCTCCTCGCTGTACGTCGCGACGGTCGAGGACGTCTTCGACGACGGCGAGGTCGTCGTCAAACAACACGGCAACAACCAGGAGGTGCTCACGGAGGTCACACCCGGGCTGGCCGACCAGATCGACAACGGCGACCGCGTCGCCGTCGACGACTCCTTTGCGATCCAGCAGGCGCTGACGAGCGAGACCGACGCGCGCGCCCAGTCGATGGAGATCACCGAGCGCCCCGAGGTCTCCTACGCAGATATCGGCGGGATCGACGAGCAGGTCCAGGAGGTTCGCGAGGCGGTCGAACAGCCACTCGCCGAGCCGGAGCTGTTCGAAGAGGTCGGGATCGATCCGCCAAGCGGCGTCTTGCTCTACGGGCCCCCCGGCACGGGGAAGACGATGCTCGCAAAGGCCGTCGCCAACGAGACCGACGCCACCTTCATCAAGATGGCCGGCTCCGAACTCGTCCGGAAGTTCATCGGCGAGGGCTCTCGCCTCGTGCGGGACCTCTTCGAGATGGCCCGCGAGCGCGAGCCCGCCATCATCTTCATCGACGAGATCGACGCCATCGCGACGACGCGCACGGAGTCGAAGACCTCCGGCGACGCCGAGGTCCAGCGCACCATGATGCAGCTCCTGAGTGAAATGGACGGCTTCGAGGCCCGCGGCGACATCCGCATCATCGCCGCGACTAACCGCTTCGATATGCTCGATCGGGCGATCCTCCGCCCCGGTCGCTTCGACCGCCTCATCGAGGTGCCCGAACCGGACCACGAGGGTCGCGAGCGCATCCTCGAGATCCACACCCGCGAGATGAACGTCGTCGACGACGTCGACTTCGCTGCACTCGCGGGCGAGACCGACGGCTACTCCGGCGCGGAGATGGAGAGCCTGGCGACGGAGGCGGGGATGTTCGCCATCCGTAACGACCGCAACGAAGTCCACCACCAGGACTTCGTCGAGGCGATTGAGAAGATCGAAGCCGACGACGCGAGCGAGGTTGTCTCCTCTGCCGGCGCGATGTACTACTGA
- a CDS encoding DUF502 domain-containing protein, whose amino-acid sequence MGNLKRQFLSGLVVILPIGVTAFVGWYLYRLVAGLPAVQLIEPAALRVIVTVLTLGGLLVVAGHISRSLFGVILTSTMDSTADRVPGLRVVYNGSKTALEAVVENRATVESVKVEMWDDLRMTGFVADPEPVDGEVTVYVPLSPPTAVSGFVLSVAEEDVIETDESTGRAVVRVVTAGFAG is encoded by the coding sequence GTGGGTAACCTAAAGCGGCAGTTTCTGAGCGGGCTGGTCGTGATCTTACCGATAGGAGTGACTGCGTTCGTGGGCTGGTATCTGTACCGACTGGTCGCGGGACTGCCAGCGGTGCAACTGATCGAACCAGCGGCTCTTCGCGTGATCGTGACAGTGCTGACACTCGGTGGGCTGCTCGTCGTCGCCGGCCACATCTCCCGGTCGCTGTTTGGCGTTATCCTGACGTCGACCATGGATAGTACGGCCGACCGGGTTCCGGGGCTGCGGGTCGTCTATAACGGCTCGAAGACCGCCCTGGAAGCGGTCGTCGAAAACCGGGCGACGGTCGAATCGGTGAAAGTGGAGATGTGGGACGACCTCCGAATGACCGGGTTCGTCGCCGATCCGGAACCGGTCGACGGCGAGGTGACGGTCTACGTACCGCTGTCGCCACCGACGGCGGTCAGTGGCTTCGTTCTCAGCGTCGCCGAAGAGGATGTGATCGAGACCGACGAGTCGACCGGACGGGCAGTCGTCCGCGTCGTGACCGCCGGATTTGCCGGCTGA
- a CDS encoding PAS domain-containing sensor histidine kinase: MSRSADVRLPAAFDDLDTGITLHHGETAAILDGNDALSRLYGYSIEELRGMEIEDYTAPTTTYTQARAVSQIRDAAEGESQVFEWQIQRATGELRWVRVHLNPTTIDDTRCVLAEIHDITTYRSQERRLRLLNRVIRHNLRNEMTLLGGYADQIKSAVEDDRLEDIAETVVDIAYEIGSLSDSVGQLEAIASPDATDRSPTDLTAAVRSAAEEVATAHPDADVAISASEPVWVVADDGIEYAITHAVENAIVHNDRDAPSVSVTVTDEPASGRAIVRVVDDGPPIPAVETEVLNQDVTATEVYHGSGIGLWIMQWCVTSHGGDLTFEENDPRGNVVRFSLPRTEPPTDD; the protein is encoded by the coding sequence ATGAGTCGCTCCGCCGACGTTCGGTTGCCCGCCGCCTTCGATGATCTCGATACCGGGATCACGCTTCACCACGGGGAGACGGCCGCTATTTTGGACGGGAACGACGCCCTTTCGCGCCTCTATGGCTACTCTATCGAGGAGTTGCGCGGGATGGAGATCGAAGATTACACCGCACCCACGACGACGTATACCCAAGCGCGTGCGGTCAGTCAGATCCGTGACGCCGCCGAGGGGGAGTCCCAGGTGTTCGAGTGGCAGATCCAACGCGCCACCGGCGAGCTCCGGTGGGTTCGGGTCCACCTCAACCCGACGACGATCGACGACACTCGATGCGTGCTCGCCGAGATCCACGATATCACTACCTACCGCTCCCAGGAGCGACGGCTTCGTCTGTTGAACCGCGTGATCCGACACAACTTGCGAAACGAGATGACCCTCCTCGGTGGCTACGCTGACCAGATCAAGTCGGCCGTCGAGGACGACCGCCTCGAAGACATCGCCGAGACGGTCGTCGACATCGCCTACGAGATCGGCTCGTTGAGCGACTCGGTCGGCCAACTCGAAGCGATTGCCAGCCCAGATGCGACGGATCGGTCCCCGACCGATCTCACGGCCGCCGTCAGGTCCGCTGCTGAGGAGGTCGCCACAGCCCACCCCGACGCCGACGTGGCGATCTCCGCGTCCGAGCCGGTCTGGGTCGTGGCCGATGACGGTATCGAGTACGCGATCACCCATGCCGTCGAAAATGCGATCGTCCACAACGACCGCGACGCGCCATCGGTCTCGGTTACGGTGACGGACGAGCCAGCCTCCGGTCGGGCTATCGTTCGCGTCGTCGACGACGGGCCACCGATTCCCGCCGTCGAAACCGAGGTCCTCAATCAGGACGTAACGGCCACCGAGGTCTACCACGGCTCCGGGATCGGTCTCTGGATCATGCAGTGGTGTGTGACCTCCCACGGCGGGGATCTGACGTTCGAAGAGAACGACCCGCGAGGAAACGTCGTTCGGTTTTCGCTGCCACGAACCGAGCCGCCGACAGACGACTGA
- a CDS encoding TetR/AcrR family transcriptional regulator produces MSEQGDNRFDGSGSSETVDEIIEATYRALSKHGYPETTIARIAAEFDKSKSLLYYHYDSKDELLEDFFGFLCDRLEEDLADHSDEDPHEQLLALLDRILPSASNDEQFQFRQAYFEIRAQAPHNRAYQEKISRSDELVLNALTETIERGIESGRYRDVDASQRAELIFSSLMGIIERATTLEDRALLERNREALTQRIEHSLLATADETEATDSTTQSA; encoded by the coding sequence ATGAGTGAGCAAGGGGACAACCGGTTCGACGGGTCGGGGTCGAGCGAAACGGTCGACGAGATTATCGAAGCGACCTACCGGGCGCTGAGCAAGCACGGCTATCCGGAGACGACGATCGCCCGCATCGCCGCGGAGTTCGACAAGAGCAAATCGCTTCTCTACTACCACTACGACAGCAAAGACGAGCTGCTTGAGGACTTCTTCGGCTTCCTCTGTGACCGCCTCGAAGAGGATCTGGCCGACCACTCTGACGAGGATCCACACGAACAGCTGCTGGCGTTACTCGACCGAATCCTCCCCTCGGCGTCGAACGACGAGCAGTTCCAGTTCCGGCAGGCGTACTTCGAGATCCGAGCGCAGGCGCCACACAACCGAGCCTACCAGGAAAAAATCAGCCGCTCCGACGAGCTCGTGTTGAACGCACTCACCGAAACGATAGAGCGGGGAATCGAGTCTGGACGGTACCGCGACGTCGATGCGAGCCAGCGAGCCGAGCTGATCTTCTCTTCGCTGATGGGAATCATAGAACGGGCCACGACGCTCGAAGATCGAGCGCTCCTCGAGCGAAACCGGGAGGCACTGACCCAGCGGATCGAACACTCCTTGCTTGCGACCGCCGACGAGACGGAAGCCACCGATTCGACGACACAGTCGGCCTGA
- a CDS encoding zinc ribbon domain-containing protein codes for MGTQPSQKRPWLAAGLGLLVTGLGQAYLRRWLRAAGWLALAMLIGGLFVPTSAITDPGGASFWDIAPVSIVGGLSMLDAYLLARRHNARTPVVESDGETVDDPYTSDDSHAPDDPHTPVDPHASETVARCPACNRELDPEISFCQWCATEQTDSTA; via the coding sequence ATGGGGACGCAGCCGTCACAGAAACGACCGTGGTTGGCCGCTGGACTCGGGCTTCTCGTGACCGGGCTCGGGCAGGCGTATCTCAGACGGTGGCTGCGCGCGGCCGGGTGGCTCGCCCTCGCGATGCTCATCGGCGGCCTGTTCGTCCCCACGTCTGCGATCACTGATCCGGGCGGGGCGTCGTTCTGGGACATCGCGCCGGTCTCGATCGTTGGCGGGTTGAGCATGCTCGACGCGTATCTCCTCGCGCGACGACACAACGCTCGCACGCCCGTCGTCGAGTCGGATGGAGAGACAGTGGACGATCCGTACACATCGGACGATTCACACGCGCCGGACGATCCGCACACACCGGTCGATCCGCACGCATCGGAGACGGTGGCACGGTGTCCAGCCTGTAACCGTGAACTCGACCCCGAGATTTCGTTCTGTCAGTGGTGTGCGACCGAGCAGACTGACTCGACGGCGTGA
- a CDS encoding pyruvoyl-dependent arginine decarboxylase, with amino-acid sequence MSSIRIVWGSATGPTAMSSYDAALADAGVENYNLVSVSSVIPADVPLEAVGTAPDLGPAGERLTVVEGRATTGEAGQISAGLGWVRSAGDGPGLFYEVADDTDPDDVERRVEAGLEAGAALRDWPFGESTVHVESTDASDGEYTTSLVLAVYGESEPIV; translated from the coding sequence ATGAGCAGCATTCGAATCGTCTGGGGCAGTGCCACGGGGCCGACGGCAATGTCCTCGTACGACGCCGCCCTCGCCGACGCCGGCGTGGAGAACTACAACCTCGTCTCTGTCTCCTCGGTGATTCCGGCCGACGTCCCCCTCGAGGCGGTCGGAACCGCGCCGGATCTGGGACCGGCGGGTGAGCGACTGACGGTCGTCGAGGGGCGCGCGACGACCGGCGAGGCGGGCCAAATCAGCGCCGGGCTCGGCTGGGTGCGATCGGCGGGGGACGGGCCAGGGTTGTTCTACGAAGTCGCAGACGACACCGATCCCGACGACGTCGAGCGCCGCGTCGAGGCCGGACTCGAAGCCGGCGCGGCGCTTCGTGACTGGCCGTTCGGCGAGTCGACGGTCCACGTCGAGAGTACGGATGCAAGCGACGGGGAGTACACGACGAGCCTCGTACTGGCGGTGTACGGCGAGAGCGAGCCGATCGTCTGA